AATACGGCGCAGCGACTGGTCGTGAATCCTCCGGCAACTCTGCCCACAACCTCCACAGACCGGATCGTTTAGGGCCTCTAGGATGAACAACAAATGCCCTTTTCCCAGATGCTTGTGTTTATACAAAGTGTAGCCTTCCCAAAACAGGGAACATAGTACAGACTTCATGTTGAAGCGGTTTTGAAGTGATTGATGTTAGTGTAGTTACAACATCAGTTAACTTCGATTCCGCTTCTTTGCTACTTCTTTCCCGCCAATCGACGATGAACCATTCTTTTTGCCGGGCCAGTGATGACTCCGCCTCGGCAACCGTGGCTTCGGCCTGCTTCACCGAGGCTCTGGCCGAGGCCAGATTGGCCTTATTGGCCTTCAGCTGGTTCTTCAGAGCAGTAGTATCCAGGAGGGCCAGCGGTTGCCCTTCCTCGACCTCGTCGTTGGAGTCAACGTAGACCTCCATCGTCGTCCCCGAAAGCTCACTGCCGACAGTAACCTCATTGGTTGGAGCCAAGCTACCCGTCGCGGTAATCGTCTTACGAATTTCCCCGCGATCCAGGGACTGGGTGACAAATTTAGGCAATCCGTCATCTTCGGATTTACTCCCGATCGGAGAGAGCCAAACGATGGCGACCACCAAAAGAATTCCCCCGACCAGATAAATGTACTTCCGCGAACGGTCGTGCTTCTTTTTCTCGGAATCAATGCGCTCCGCGAGATCGCTCGTATCGTTTTTCAAAGGATCAGTCATGGCAAAAATGGGTCAGGAATGGTTGCCGTCGAGAGCAACCTCGGCGGCCTCTTTCGGGGCGGACCATCCCCCCCCGAGGGACTTATAAAGCTGAATATGAGCGACGAGTTCCTCCTGTTTCGATTGAATCAGGGTCTGTGCGAGTCCGAGCAGGGTTCGTTTCGTCTCCAATACGGTCAGCACATCCTTCTCGCCCTCTTCATACTGAAACTCGGCCAGCTGGGCGGAGAGCTGAGCCGACTCAACGGCGCGTTCCAGAATTACGATCTCCTCCCTCTTCCGATTGATCGCACTCAGGGCGTTTTCCACCTCGGCCATCGCATCGAGAACAGTTGCTTCGAAATTAAAGTACGCCTGATCCACTGCCGCTCGTTGCACTTCGATGCGGCGACTGATTCTTCCGGCATCCCACAAAGGGGCCGTCAAGCCACCGACGAGATTGCCAAAGACTCGCTGCGGATCAAAGAAATCGCCGGCGCGGGCAGCCTCGGTCCCGACCGAACCGCTAAGCGTTAACGATGGCAAACGGCTCTTCTCGACCGCACTCAGACGGGCCACTGACGACTGAACGCTCTTCTCCGCCGCCCGCACGTCCGGACGCTGACGCAGAACCTCAGCCGGGATACCCACCGCTATATTGGCCGGCAAATCGGGAAGATCCTCCCGCTGGTCCAAAAGCGCCTCAATATTAGCAGGAGTCGTCCCACAAAGAACCGCTAGAGCATTGCGGGACTCTTCAATGGACTGACGAAACGAGGGAATCTGCGCCCGAGCCTGTTCGACGAGGACCGTAACTTGCTGCGTATTGAGAACATCGCCCTCCCCGGCGGCCTCTTGCCACTGAGTGATCTGAAGCGTTTCTTCGCGACTGGCGACGCTCTCGTTCAGGATCCCCAGTTGCTTCCGGGCCGAAATGATTCGGAGATAGGTATTGGCCACCTCGGCTGCCAGCGAAACCTGGGCCGCAAAATAGTCCTCAACGGTCGCCTCCAGAGCAAAATCACTGGCTTCAAGATACTTCCGCTGCTGCCCAAACAGGTCGACCTCCCAACTGGCGTCAATCGAGGCTCCGTAGCTCTCACTGGAAGAGGTCGTATCGGTTCTGCGATCCCGTGATCGAGACCCGGAGCCTGACACGCCGCCGTTGACCGAGGGGAACAACTGCGACCGTTCCAAGCCCCGCTCTGCCCGCGCCTGATCAATCCGGGAAAGCGCAGTCAGCAGGTCGGGATTATTGGTCAGCGCTTCGTTGATCAACTGAACCAATACCGGATCCTCAAATACCGTCCACCACGTCTCGATCTCCACCGCATTCGCCTCGTTCCGCTCCGCATCCGCCAGCTCGTTGTTCCACCCCATAGGCATAGGAACGTCCTCCATAACCTGCTCCGCCGTAGGCGTAGTGGAACAGCCGACGAGACTCACTCCCAGCAGCGCCACGGCCACGGGACGGGCCATCCTCGATATTGGAAGGAAATTCGAGTTTCTGTCGGCACGCATATTCATCAGCAATGCGCCCACTCTAGCATTCCGAACCTTAAGAGTTCGTGAAGACCGGAAAAAACTCGATAGAGATTCTGAAATTTCCCTGACCGTGGCAGGAAATGTTGGGGGTCTCTAATTCAGGCCTAGGTTGCTCGGCAAAACAGATCCCGCTTCCGATGGAAGCACCTCCTTCTACAAAGGACTTTTGGTCAAAATCGTCTCGAAAAGACTCCCAAATGGAGCGCGGAATTCATTCCACCCCGCATGCCCCACAGCCAGCTCTTCCAATACTCAGAAATGCCCTCTCCCACGCAGCCAATCCATCCGGGCGGAATAAATTCCGCGGTCCGTCAGGAATCCCTCCTAACCTTCCTCTTTCTTCGCCTTGGGGTCCTCGACCATCTCCTCGAGGGTGAGGCCAGTCAGGTCTTTGAGTCCGCGGAAGCAAATCCAGAGCGCGAAGCCCGTCACGATGAGACTCGGAACAACGATCACCGGATAGCTCCAAGCCATCATCTTCCCGAGTTCCTTGTTGAAGGCCTCCGTGCCCGCCGGACTAACGACGATCCACTTGGCCAAGATGTAATTGAGGACGGCACTTAGCAGAAAAGAAGCGGCGAGAAGATAAGTCGTCTTGTGCATGAGCTTCTCAAAACCTGGCTCCGTCCCCCGCTCTTCGAGGCGCGTTTGGATTTTCTCCACCTGAAAAATCTCGGGGCGGTAGAGAAACACCCGCACCAAAGGGCGGCTCGTGAAGGCCGAGATGAGAGTCGCAATCCCGAGAATGGCTGGAATTCCCGCCTCTTTGATGGCCACCCATTGCGGAGGCAACTGGAGAAGTCCAATGCCTCCGGTGAGAAGGACTCCGATAATCCCCAGGATCGAGAGGAAGTTCCAGGTCCGACGGGTCGCAAAGTCGTAGGCACCGTAGCCCAACGGAAACAAGAGGGCCGCGATGAAAAGGAAAGTCGAGGGCTCCATCGGAAGGCCAGTCAGGCGCTCACCGAACCAATCATCCCCCTTCATGAGGAGGAGCGAGGGAATAATGAGGTTAAATCCGAGGTTCAGCCAGGGATTTTCGGTTTTCTTTTGGGTCTCGGACACTCCCCGGAAAAAATCGTGACAGGCTCCTCCCGTAAAGGTAATTTAAAGGTTTTTCACGCGCCGACTTCAGATCAAGCGTCCTAACAAGCATTTTATCAGTGAGTTTTTCCAGTCCACTTCGTTGTGTCATCACAGCGGGCCCGACCCGCGAACCAATCGATCCCGTTCGATACATTAGCAACCCATCCACCGGAAAGATGGGGTACGCGATCGCGCAGGCCGCCGTCGATGCTGGTTGGACGGTTGACCTGGTCAGCGGCCCGACCCACCTCCGCGAGCCGGAGGAATGCATCCTCTACCCCGTTGTCACGGGCGAGGAGATGTACCACCAAGTCGATGCCCTTTTCGACGCCTGCGACATTCTGATCATGACCGCGGCGATCGTCGATTTTCGTCCCAAGAGCCCTCTGGCCCACAAAGAGAAAAAGGGCGACGCTCAGCTCAATATCGAGATGGAGCCCGTGATCGACGTCCTCAAGACCGTCTCCCAACGCAAAAAAGACCAGTTCCTGGTCGGATTTGCCGCCGAGACCAACGATCTGGAAAACTACGCGATGCGAAAGCTGAAGGAGAAAAACCTGGATCTCATCGCCGCCAACCTGATCGGCAGCGGTTCCGGCTTCGCCCTCGACAGCAACATTCTCACCATCCTCGGCCCCGACGGTTTCCGCGAGAAGTGGCCCGCCGCCAGCAAGGAATCTCTCGGTCGGGATCTCGTCGCCTTGGTGACCCGCAAAATGGAAGAAGGTCGGACCCTCTCCGGTTCCTGACCTTCCGCTCCCCGTCCGAGAATCCTATCCTATGCCTCGCAACCGGAACAAAGGCCTGGAACGAATCCTCGGGCGACTGGAGGATCTCGACGAGAAGAATCTGACCATCCTCGTCAATCGCCTCGTTCGCGACCGACACCTTCTCGAAAGTGTCTTTGACATCATTCGGGACGGGATCCTTGTCCTCGACGCCGACAGCGTCATTCAATACTCCAATGCGGCTGCCTTCGGTCTTCTCGGCCTCCGCCGCCGCGAGATTGGACACTCCAATATCTGGCGTCGCATCCCGGAGCTTTCCGAAGCCCTCCAGATCGACCCCGAGCGCAACCGGCGCCAGCATCGCTCAGCCTCCTGCGAGATCGAAATCCACTACCCCGAAACCCGGGTCCTCCAAGTCTACATCGTACCGATGGAGGAAGCGACCGAGCACGATCTTGGCGACGGGACCGTCGTGGTTTTTTCCGACCTCACCGAGATCAAGCATTCGACCGAGGAGCTCATCGAAAACGAGCGCATCGCCTCGATCATGATGCTCTCTGCCGGAGTCGCCCATGAACTCGGCAACCCGCTCAATTCCCTCACCATTCACCTGCAGCTCATCCGGCGCCAATTGGAGAAGTTGGGGGATCCCGAAAAAACGGCCCGCACCGCTAAATCGCTCGATATCTGCACCCGCGAGGTGGATCGCCTCGACGGCATCATCACCCACTTTCTCGCTGCCGTCCGCCCGCAGCCGCCCGACCTTCGCAAGATCGATCCCATCGCCGTCCTCAATGACGTCCTGGAGGTCGAAGAGAATCTTTTCGCCGAGCGCGACATCAATGTCACCGTCGACCTCGACTCGATTGCCCCCCCCATCTTCGCCGATCCGGACCAACTGAAGCAGGTCTATTTCAACGTCCTCAAGAACGCAGTGGAGGCCATGCCCGGCGGTGGCTCGATCCGCATTCGCTGGCGCAAGGACCCCCGCCACGTGACTCTCATGTTTGCCGACACTGGCGAGGGCATCGACTCCGAGGATCTCGCCAAAGTCTTCCAGCCCTATTTCACGACCAAAAATACCGGAAATGGCCTCGGCATGATGGTCGTCCAGCGCATCATGCGCGACCACCACGGAACCATCGCCATCGACAGCCGTCCCGATCAGGGAACCGTGGTCACCCTGCAGTTCCCGGCAATCGATCCGGAACGACCTCTTCTGGAGGAATAAGAAGAGTCTACCCCATAGCATCGAGCCTTGCTCGATAACCGCAACCGCCGCCGCCCCCTACCCATTGACCCGCAAATGCGAGGCTCTCCGGTCCTCCTATCATCGGCGAAACGCCGATGCTACCCCGTAGCATCGAGCCTTGCTCGATGACCGCGACAGTCCGTTTCAACACGAAGTTCGCTACGCAAGCCTCGGCTTTGCGATTGTTGCTCTCTGCGGCCACATCCACCAGATCATCCAATCCCACAACGACTCCCCAGGGAACGCCGAAATCCTCCTCTGGACCAACATCCTCACTCCCTCAATCGGCCTTGTCCTCCTCCTTCTCGCCCACCGCAAGAAGGAATCCTCCACCGCTGCTTAATCGCGAAGGGGATACGCCCGCTTTCTATTCGGCCTGAAAAGAGAAAACCCGGGCGCTTCCGTCTCCGTCATCGGAAAGGCAATACGGACCAATCAACAAACCGCCGAAGCCTCCAATCACCTCGGTGGACAGCAGACGGGAGACACCGGCTCCTACCTATCTCCACCCCTGCTCAGGATCTCGGACGGAGAAAACAAAGCTACTCTGCGCATGGGACCATTGCTCTCCCCGACGGGTCAATTCGACCCGAAAGTCGGTTGGCTCCGAGCCTTCAATCTCGAACTCCTCCACCGTTTCCATATCAATAACCCTCTTCACCAACCGTAGGAGGCAACGACCATCAGGCTTCCGAAGAAGTCCACACGAATAATAGCCGGACTCATCCATGAACACGCAAATGCCCGCTTCCGTACCGGATTTCTCGATTCGCAAAGAAGTCTGGTAACGACCGGAGTTCTCCGAGAGCCGCGCTCCAATGAACCCGGCTTTTCCTCTCCGATCTAAGCTCGAAGAAAGCCCCCGCAAAATCATCCCGCGATTCTCGTCGAAACCATACCCCTCCCGGTAAGTCGCCCCGATGGCAACCCATCGCCAACTCAAGGATTTCTCCCGAAAGTCCTCCGTCCAGGGTGTTCCCGTCGGCTGCGAAACAGACTTCTCGTCAGAACCAGAGATATCGACAGGCTCACCGCCGTTCACCACCGGCCAGCCTTCGTCCGTCCAACTTACCGAGGCCAGAAACGTTTCCCTCCCCGTGAGATGCACTGAAGGATAGCCCAAAGGTCTCACCCCCAGAAAGACAATCCACCAGTTTCCTTTCTCGTCTTCGAACAGATCGGCGTGCCCGGTATTTTGAATCGTAGAATCATACCCTGCATGCGTGAGAATCGGGTTCGTCGGACAAGGCACCCAGGGGCCCCAGGGCGAATCCGAACGCCCGATCGCAACCCGATGATTTTCCTCCGTGCCGCCCTCTGCCGTCAAAAGATACCAAAACTCACCTCTTCGGAAAATATGCGGTGCCTCAACCGCCTTCCATCCGAATCCCGGGGAAATCACTTCCCGGGGCCCCAGGCCGCGTCCGTTCGCCAGATCTATCGGGAATTGCACAACGCTCATGGGTTCGCCCCATTGCGAATCGCCCGTCGTTTGAAATAGAACAGTCCCGTCCTCCAGAAACGTCAGCGAAGGATCGATTCCTCCCTGATGTTCGGCATCCACCCAAACTGGATCCGACCATTCGTCTTCAGGATTTGCTGCCGAGACGATGAAATGACCGCCGTTTCCAATGTTGGTCGTGACGAGATAAAAGTTTTTCCCGTCATGACGCAGTGTTGGCGCGAAGATTCCCTCGCCCACAAAACTCTGATCTTCCCGAAAAGGAAGCTGCTCGGGTCGCGAGAGGATGTGACGGACGAATCGCCAATGCCTCAGGTCTTCGCTAGCATACAGAGGCACCCCGGGGAACTGGCCAAAACTACTGGTCGCCAGATAAAATGTTCCGCCGACCCGGCAGACCGTCGGGTCCGGGTTCATACCGGGCAAGATCGGGTTATGGATGGTGTTAGACATGTCAGACAAAGTAAAAAATTCGGTTCACGCCGCCCGCTGGTTCGGCCAAACCAATCCCAGTGAACGACCTCTTCCCCTTCCTTCCGCTCAATCCAAACCAATCGAATTGCTTCCATCTTTGAGATCGATCTCGCAACCTCTCCATTCAAACACTCCGGTCACACCGTCCGGCAACTCAACCGACCCTTCGCAGGCGCTTCCTTCGAAACAAAGCTGGACCCGAATGAACCCATTCGGGTGGGGCATTTCGGCGACAATCTCACGCCGCGGCCCTGGCTGGGGTGCGATCCTCACACTCCCGAACCCCGGTGCGTCGGGACGGATGCCCGCAACGCCCACAAATGCCCAAAACCAAGGATGGCTCCCCCATGCGTGACAGTCGGAACGACTCGGCTCGGGACGTTCCCAGGGCGTCTTCGCGCCTGATTTTAACATTTTCTCCCAGTCACCCAGACCTTCGAAATACATCGACGACGCTCCCACCTGAAAAGCCGCATCAAAAAGGTAATGACGAAAATACACCGTCGTGGGATGCAGGTCATTCGGCGATTTTAGTGCCTCCATAACCGCTACCTTCTGCGGGTCCTCCAAACAGTCCGTCAAAATCCCCAACACTTGGGCATGTTCGCTAAATGAACGGTGATCGCAATCGTCGGCAAGAAGTCCTCTTTCCTCATTCCAGAACTGTTGGCGAACCCCGTTCCTCACCCGATTCCGCAATTCTTCATAGCGCTCGCCGACTCTCTTGTCACCGAGGACCGACTCCAGATGGCGGGCGTGATCCAGGGCCAACAAAAACAGCAAATTCACAACTGACGATCCCTGCGTCGTCGCCCCGGGAGGAACCCCGGCACGCCAAGCGGGTGTCCAGTCGACAAACTGCCAACAAGGAACTCCCTGAAAGATATCTCGCGAATCAATATAGTCCGCAAACCGTTCCAGCAATTGACGAACCGCGCCTAATTTGGTGCGCAGAAACTCCTCATCGCCGCGCCAATCCAAGTGATCCCTCAACATCGCCACCCAAATCAAACCGAAGGTCGGAATGCTGGTCGCCATCCGCGAAGGGTACCTCGCCGTTGGCCAAGCCCCTCCCAAGGCGGCGCGGGACCAATCTGCCAGCTCCAATGCCCGCTTCTGCAGCCGGGAGTCCCGATTCGTCGCATACAAGCAGAGGGCTTGCAACCGGGTATCCCCCAGATACATCAACTGCTCGTAGTAAGGGCAATCGACGAAAGTCTCATGGGCACAGTTCTCCAGACCGCTTTGGCAAATCGAAAAGAGCCTTTCCCCCCAGTCCTGATCGATCCTTACCGAACCCTCGAAATCCAACGGGATTCCCGTCTTCTCAATACAAACGTCCGTCAGCTCCAAGGGCTCTTCCGCTGTCCGCACGCGCAGAAGGATGTAGCGCCCGGATCTCCACCAGTAGTTCCTCCAACAAAACGATTTCCCACCGGCCGGATGAACGGTGTCGCCGAAACCGAAAAAATACTTCCCGGCGACCGCAGACCGATCCCCTTTCCGCGTATCCCTCTCCCCCGATCTCGGCTCCTTCTCATCGTAAAGGGACTCGGCCCACTCGAAGTCAATCCTCGCCCCGGCACCTCCGCGACCTCGCAGGACCGGATAGCCGCAGAGATAGTAGTCCATATCCCAAAGGATCGCTCTCTCTGAGAAAGCAGGCACGGTCCGAGGAACTCCCGCTTGCAGCAGCTGGTTCCAAGAAGAAATCTCTGGATCCTCGAGAGCTTGGGAGGGCATCGACACAAACTGGCCCGGCTCCCCCACTTTCTCGTGAAGAATGGCCCGAACGCGACCTCCGCTAAATCTCTCACCCTGCTGATCCGGAAGCCTTGCCGGCAGGTAGCATCGGTCCGAATACCGCAATCCCCACTCCCAGGCCCAATCCTGCAATGCGTCTTCGGTCACAATGGCATCGCTTGGATTCGCGCCCATTCCCTCCACAGAACTCTCTTCGGTAATCGAAGCCGAGCCCACCAAATGCGTGCCCGGCATATTCCTTTCCTGGGTCAAACGGATTCCCTCCAGTCGCTCCCACTTCCATGGAGCCAGCCCCGTGTTCAACTGGGAAGCATACTCTCCCGCTGCGGCGAAGACGAATCCCGGGCGATAGGTGTGATGGGCCTCCGGCGCGTGCTCTCCCAAGGACCAAACCTTCGCTTCCAACCGATGGCTCCCAGCCTTAAGAGAAACCTCGTAGCTCGAAAAGCTCCAATGCTGCCGATCCCCCACCTCTGGACCGCGGCTGACTAAATTTCCATCGAGAAATAACTCGTACCGCTGATCCGCACTAACGTGAAAGCGCAACGCCGACTCATCCTCCGCAATCGTAAATTCGAGCGACAGTTTCGCAAATACGGGAGGACAGCCCTCACCCTCCGGGCCCCAAACCCAGGACGCCTCCTCTATCGGGTACTGACGGTGAATGCCAACCGCTTCCGAATCTCCTTCCGGTAAAAACAACTTTTGAATCTTCATAATGACATCGGTGCCAAAACTCTCATAGCATTCGGATCCCGATGAGAATCGCAACGATTCGCGAAGCTCAGACTGAAAGAATCATGGGTCAAGAGAACCTCGCCCCAGATTCGACGAACCGGTCTACTTTTTCGCCCAATCGGAACCCCTAGGCCCCGGACGCCCAATGGACCCGCGCATCACCAGATCCGTCGGCATGTCAAAGGATTCAATCTCCGTATCCGGATCCTTCCTCATCTTCTCCAGAGAAGAAATCGCCAACTTGGCGAGAGACTTCCGGTCGTATCGCACGGAGGTCAATCCCATCAGTCGAGCCTCCGGAATGTCGTCATTCCCGAATAAGGAAACATCCTGGGGAATCGAGAATCCCTGCGCGTGCACCGCAATCCAAATTCCGATGGCAAGAATGTCATTGAAAGCGACGATCGCGGTGGGTGCCTCTTTTCCCATACCGCGGATGCGATTCCAGGCATCCACCCCCGACTCTCGGTTGTTCTCCCCCAGAATCACCAGAGACGAATCAAGTTCGATGCCATTCTCCTCTAAAGTCTTCACATAGGCTCGATACGCATTGGAATACTCCGAACCGGGATTCGCCAATCCCACATAAGCGATCCGGCGGTGCCCCAATTCAACCAAGTGCTGCAGACCAAAGCAGAAAGAGGCATAACTATCCTTGCGAATTACCGGCAGGCCTTCCGGAGCCGCGTAGAGGACCATGAACGGATACTTCCGAGAGAGGAGATTCTCGTATAGCTTTTGATTCTCGTTCCAGGACACCACATCGGTGATCACCCCGTCCGCTTCTCCCGCAGCCCAATGTCGCAGAAAGGCAGACTCCACGTCGGTATCGTAATGGGTGAGCCCGAGCACTAAATGCGTCCCACAACGCCGAGCCTCCGCATCAAAGCACTCCACCAGCTCCGCATACTCGGGATTTTCCAAATGGGGCAAGAGCAATCCCCAACGGTAGGACCGCTGAGAGCGGATCATTCGTGCCCCCGGATGCAAGGAATACCCGATCTCTCCTGCCGCTTTCAAAATCTGATCACGAGTCCCCTGCTTGATCGATGCATCTGGATTAAAGGCTCGCGAGATCGTGCTCCGCGAATACCCCGTATACTTCTCCAAATCAAAAATGGTTGGCCGCTTTACATGGGGCGACAAATGCTGTGGAGAATCTGTCTTTCTTTTGGAGAATTTTGCCATAGTTCGAGAATATTCTCATATCGGTTCCTGAATAAAGGATAAAGAGCCAATTCTCGGGATTTATATCGGGCGGACCCACCCTAAGAATGTCGAAGAACCGCCATGAGAAGCCGGGAACGGGTCTGCGAAAACCGCAACAACTCCATTCGTGAAAAACCTTTTTCCCGGAAACCGAGCGGGCTCGGGCCAGACACAAAAAGATCCGCAAGCCACTTATAATCATATTCTTCGTAAATAAATTATAGAGCAAACGAAAGGCACTCGCTTTTCGGCAAGTCGCTCATCTCTTCAAATTTTTTTGAAACCCAAAGGCATTTCCGAAAGCGAACTCGCAGAGATCTCATTGAAAATTCGATCCAATTCAAACCAGGCCCACATGAAAATCCGAACCCCCAAGAACCCCCAACCGATTTTTCCAGAGACAATCGATCGTTAAATACCTGATATTTTCGGGAACGTTCCTATTCTGGGACAAAAATCAAATGAATCCCCAATGGAAATTAGTGTTTTCCGTTGGGCACGAAACCAACATCCACCTCAAATCGAACGATCACCCCATTGAAAAACTCATGAAGAAGAACATTCTCCTTTCCTCATTCGCCGCCTGTGCGCTTGCGACCTCGGCGTATTCACAGATTACGGTTGTCGAAGAGGCTGGCACTAAAACATTCGATAAAACATTCACGATCAACGCCGAAGCAGGCAATGTCCTCGTCGTCGCGACCTACCAAGACGGAAGCCCTTACAATAACCTAACTTTCGGTGGCGCGGCCGCGACTGGATCGATTTCCAGCGCACGAGTGACACTATTTTATTATAACGTTCAGTCGTCAGGAACTATTGAGATCGCCACCACGACTTCACCATCCAATACGGCCTCGGGACTCTTTGTCTGGGAACTGGCAAACGTAGACACCTCCATCGCTCCGATAGAAGTGTCCACGACTTCAGAATCCGCAGACATTACCACAACCGTCGATAATATGTTCATTGTCGATGCAATTGGAGCCAATGGGGGCGGGACAGTTACAGATGTGACGATCACTCCCGACAACCCGACCATGAGCGTCGACTTTGACTACGATATGAACCTTACACCAGGGGGATTTCTTGGAGGAGGCACAGGCACTGCGGGAGTTGCAGGCAACTACTCACTCAATTGGAACCTCACCCTAGACTCAGGAAGCATATCCGATAAGGGACACCTAGCCTACGGATTCGTCCCGGTCCCGGAACCCGGGACCGCAGCTCTCCTGCTCGGCCTTGCCACCCTGATTTCAGTGACGATTCGACGCCGTCACGCATAATCCTCTTTCATTCCACCCAGCCGAAAAAGCCCCGTCAGCAAACGGGGCTTTTTTGTGGGCAGTCCTGTCGACAAACCGGTAGAACCGGCTGCATTCCCCACACCTTATACCGAATTTAGTAAGTTTTGACCGTTATGGTGCAGCGCAGAATCGAAGCAGCGCAAGGCGCAGGGATCGGATTCGTATCGAGATACGCTCCGATCCCTGCAACGCCGCGACCTTCGATTCTGGGAGCACCCCCCTGAGACGGGCGGGAAATGAGCCTGAGCAGCGTTAGCCCAAATGGCAGGGGTCGCAGACCCGCCTCGCACAGACTCATTTCCTATCACGCCATAACTATCAAAACTTCCTAAATTCGGTATTAATTGCGTCCTTTCGACGCAATCGCTACCCGCGATGGTCGTGCATCTTCCCGGCCATACCAGCATTGTGAACATTCTCATTCCAAGCTCCCGGTTCACGAAATATTTGTCCCGTAACATCGAGCCTTGCTCCGTAGATGCTATGAGCGGATCCGAGGGATCTGCTTTTCTTGGGGCCTCTTCTTTCGGATACTAAACAGGCCCGGGTTAAGAGGACCCGGACCTGAAAAAATGAACCTGAAAGAAAGATTCAAAAAATGAAGTTATACATGGCGCTGGAACTGAGCAATACTAAATGGAAGCTGGCCTTCTCGACGGGAGAGAAGATACGGCTGATCACGATCGAGGCTCGTGATCAGTTGGCCTTTCAATCGGCCCTGAAGGCGACTCGGGACAAGTGGCAGCTAGGCGAAGACATTGAGGTTTTCAGTGTCTACGAAGCGGGCCGGGACGGTTTCTGGATCCACCGCTGGCTGGAGGGGTTGGGGATCAACAACGTCATCGTTGATCCCGCCAGCATTGAGGTGAACCGCCGCAAACGCCGAGCCAAGACTGACCGCCTGGACGCCAAGGCCTTGCTGCGTCAGCTGATTCGCTACCACGGCGGTGAGCATACGCTCTGGTCTGTCGTGCGCGTGCCGAGCGTGGAGCAGGAAGACCTGCGTCGGCGCGAGCGAGAGATCAAGCGACTGAAGAAGGAGATCGGTGCGGGCACAGCCCGGATCAAAAGCCTGCTTGTTTTGCATGGACTTCGCCTCGATTCACTTAGCAAGCTCGATACACGGCTCGATTCGCTGCTCGGTTGGGACAACCGCCCCCTCCCGGAACATATACGCAGCGAGATCGCCCGCGAATACGAACGCGTGGAGTTTGCCCGCACCCAACTCAAGGCTCTGGAACGTGCGCGGACTGCCCGAATCGCAAAGCCCCAAACAAAGGCCGAGCGACAGGCCCACAAGCTCACCCGGCTCAAGGCCGTTGGCGTCATCAGCGCCATGACCTTAAGCGAGGAGTTCTTCAGCTGGCGAGAGTTCCGCAACGTCCGGCAAGTCGGCGCCTGCGCCGGTCTGGATGGCTCCCCCTACGACAGCGGCGACAGCAAGAACGAACAAGGCATCAGTAAAGC
This sequence is a window from Puniceicoccus vermicola. Protein-coding genes within it:
- a CDS encoding IS110 family transposase translates to MKLYMALELSNTKWKLAFSTGEKIRLITIEARDQLAFQSALKATRDKWQLGEDIEVFSVYEAGRDGFWIHRWLEGLGINNVIVDPASIEVNRRKRRAKTDRLDAKALLRQLIRYHGGEHTLWSVVRVPSVEQEDLRRREREIKRLKKEIGAGTARIKSLLVLHGLRLDSLSKLDTRLDSLLGWDNRPLPEHIRSEIAREYERVEFARTQLKALERARTARIAKPQTKAERQAHKLTRLKAVGVISAMTLSEEFFSWREFRNVRQVGACAGLDGSPYDSGDSKNEQGISKAGNAKVRALMIELAWSWLRNQPQSDLAKWFDNNFARGKRSRRIGIVALARKLLVALWKYLEKDELPAGALLKETA
- a CDS encoding LacI family DNA-binding transcriptional regulator, encoding MAKFSKRKTDSPQHLSPHVKRPTIFDLEKYTGYSRSTISRAFNPDASIKQGTRDQILKAAGEIGYSLHPGARMIRSQRSYRWGLLLPHLENPEYAELVECFDAEARRCGTHLVLGLTHYDTDVESAFLRHWAAGEADGVITDVVSWNENQKLYENLLSRKYPFMVLYAAPEGLPVIRKDSYASFCFGLQHLVELGHRRIAYVGLANPGSEYSNAYRAYVKTLEENGIELDSSLVILGENNRESGVDAWNRIRGMGKEAPTAIVAFNDILAIGIWIAVHAQGFSIPQDVSLFGNDDIPEARLMGLTSVRYDRKSLAKLAISSLEKMRKDPDTEIESFDMPTDLVMRGSIGRPGPRGSDWAKK
- a CDS encoding PEP-CTERM sorting domain-containing protein (PEP-CTERM proteins occur, often in large numbers, in the proteomes of bacteria that also encode an exosortase, a predicted intramembrane cysteine proteinase. The presence of a PEP-CTERM domain at a protein's C-terminus predicts cleavage within the sorting domain, followed by covalent anchoring to some some component of the (usually Gram-negative) cell surface. Many PEP-CTERM proteins exhibit an unusual sequence composition that includes large numbers of potential glycosylation sites. Expression of one such protein has been shown restore the ability of a bacterium to form floc, a type of biofilm.); translated protein: MKKNILLSSFAACALATSAYSQITVVEEAGTKTFDKTFTINAEAGNVLVVATYQDGSPYNNLTFGGAAATGSISSARVTLFYYNVQSSGTIEIATTTSPSNTASGLFVWELANVDTSIAPIEVSTTSESADITTTVDNMFIVDAIGANGGGTVTDVTITPDNPTMSVDFDYDMNLTPGGFLGGGTGTAGVAGNYSLNWNLTLDSGSISDKGHLAYGFVPVPEPGTAALLLGLATLISVTIRRRHA
- a CDS encoding glycoside hydrolase family 43 protein, whose protein sequence is MSNTIHNPILPGMNPDPTVCRVGGTFYLATSSFGQFPGVPLYASEDLRHWRFVRHILSRPEQLPFREDQSFVGEGIFAPTLRHDGKNFYLVTTNIGNGGHFIVSAANPEDEWSDPVWVDAEHQGGIDPSLTFLEDGTVLFQTTGDSQWGEPMSVVQFPIDLANGRGLGPREVISPGFGWKAVEAPHIFRRGEFWYLLTAEGGTEENHRVAIGRSDSPWGPWVPCPTNPILTHAGYDSTIQNTGHADLFEDEKGNWWIVFLGVRPLGYPSVHLTGRETFLASVSWTDEGWPVVNGGEPVDISGSDEKSVSQPTGTPWTEDFREKSLSWRWVAIGATYREGYGFDENRGMILRGLSSSLDRRGKAGFIGARLSENSGRYQTSLRIEKSGTEAGICVFMDESGYYSCGLLRKPDGRCLLRLVKRVIDMETVEEFEIEGSEPTDFRVELTRRGEQWSHAQSSFVFSVRDPEQGWR